One Leptolyngbya sp. SIO1E4 genomic region harbors:
- the lpxB gene encoding lipid-A-disaccharide synthase — MSTGEVSGDLQGSLLIQALHRQAGALGLTLQISAVGGQRMAKAGAHLVGDTTAIGSVGLLEAIPYLLPTFKMQHQIKQHLQQYPADLVIFIDYMNPNLNLGKFLRQCYPTLPTAYYIAPQQWVWTFSEKETQSLVDISDKMVAVFPQEAEYYRKFGAEVAYFGHPLVDQFATPPDPVEARKTLGLGPDDLVVTLLPASRWQEVKYVLPILLAVAQQIQKTRPGVQFLVPISMGKLRPAIERAIAEAKINAQIIEGQGRLAIAAADLVLNKSGTVNLEVALMNVPQVVVYRLNPLTARIAYYVLKCRLDYVSPVNLFINKAIVPEFIQWEATVDAITAASLTLLTDSEARAAMLAGYSELRECMGTPGVCDRAAADLLSFALRR, encoded by the coding sequence ATGAGCACTGGAGAAGTCTCGGGAGATTTACAGGGGAGCTTGCTGATCCAGGCCCTGCATCGTCAAGCCGGTGCGTTAGGGCTCACGCTTCAGATCTCTGCCGTAGGCGGGCAGCGCATGGCGAAAGCAGGGGCCCATCTGGTTGGAGATACCACCGCGATTGGTTCGGTCGGTTTACTAGAGGCGATTCCCTACCTGTTGCCGACCTTCAAGATGCAGCACCAGATTAAGCAGCACTTGCAACAGTACCCTGCCGATTTGGTGATTTTCATCGACTATATGAATCCCAATCTGAATTTGGGAAAGTTTTTGCGTCAGTGTTATCCCACCCTCCCAACGGCTTATTACATTGCCCCTCAACAGTGGGTTTGGACCTTTAGTGAAAAAGAGACGCAATCACTCGTCGATATTTCCGACAAGATGGTCGCGGTTTTTCCTCAAGAAGCCGAGTATTACCGTAAGTTTGGGGCAGAGGTTGCCTACTTTGGCCATCCCTTAGTTGATCAGTTTGCGACGCCTCCCGACCCTGTTGAGGCGCGTAAAACTCTGGGGTTAGGCCCTGACGATCTCGTCGTCACATTGCTGCCAGCCTCCCGTTGGCAGGAGGTGAAATATGTTTTGCCGATTCTGTTGGCCGTTGCTCAACAGATTCAGAAAACGCGGCCAGGGGTTCAGTTTTTAGTGCCCATTTCAATGGGTAAATTGCGGCCTGCTATCGAACGGGCGATCGCCGAGGCCAAGATTAATGCCCAAATCATCGAAGGGCAAGGGCGGTTGGCCATTGCTGCTGCAGATCTTGTCTTAAATAAGTCTGGGACTGTCAACCTCGAAGTTGCCTTAATGAATGTGCCCCAAGTCGTGGTCTATCGGTTGAACCCTCTTACAGCCCGCATTGCGTACTATGTATTGAAGTGCCGGTTGGACTATGTTTCACCCGTCAACCTGTTTATCAATAAAGCCATCGTGCCCGAATTTATTCAGTGGGAGGCCACCGTCGACGCAATCACGGCAGCAAGTCTGACATTATTGACAGATTCCGAGGCTCGGGCTGCGATGCTAGCAGGCTATAGTGAACTCCGTGAATGCATGGGCACACCAGGGGTCTGCGATCGCGCAGCGGCAGACTTGCTGTCTTTTGCATTACGGAGATGA
- the lpxA gene encoding acyl-ACP--UDP-N-acetylglucosamine O-acyltransferase has protein sequence MSLTTLIHPTAVIHPGATLHPSVKVGPYAVIGEKVTIGPETEIGAHVVIDGHTEIGARNQIFPGAVIGIEPQDLKYDGSISLVKIGDDNRIREYVTINRATRAGEATVIGNNNLLMAYVHVAHNCVIGNQVIIANAVALAGHVEIEANAVIGGVLGIHQFVQIGRFAMLGGMSRIDRDVPPYMVVEGNPCRVRGLNTVGLKRAGITEANRGQVFRELREAYRLLYRSETPFQEALVALQSWPDNEHVQHLRQFLDQSYQQSGRRGPMAGRSLKKSDTNGD, from the coding sequence ATGTCCTTGACTACGCTTATCCATCCAACAGCTGTGATTCACCCTGGGGCAACTCTCCATCCCAGTGTCAAAGTTGGCCCCTACGCTGTTATTGGAGAAAAAGTGACGATTGGCCCTGAAACTGAGATCGGGGCCCACGTAGTCATTGATGGACACACAGAGATAGGTGCACGCAATCAGATATTTCCGGGCGCAGTGATTGGCATTGAGCCCCAGGATTTGAAATACGACGGCTCCATTAGCTTGGTCAAAATTGGGGATGATAACCGCATTCGCGAATATGTCACCATTAACCGGGCAACCCGAGCTGGAGAGGCCACTGTTATCGGGAACAACAACCTACTCATGGCCTATGTTCACGTGGCTCATAACTGTGTCATCGGTAATCAAGTGATTATCGCCAATGCAGTGGCGCTGGCGGGGCACGTTGAAATTGAGGCTAATGCGGTTATTGGAGGGGTGTTAGGCATCCATCAATTTGTGCAGATTGGCCGATTTGCGATGCTCGGGGGCATGAGCCGTATTGACCGAGATGTGCCGCCATATATGGTGGTTGAAGGAAACCCTTGCCGAGTTCGGGGGCTAAACACGGTAGGGTTGAAGCGGGCGGGCATTACCGAAGCCAATCGCGGTCAAGTTTTCCGGGAGTTGAGAGAGGCGTACCGCCTGCTATACCGATCAGAAACGCCTTTTCAGGAGGCCCTCGTGGCCCTGCAGTCGTGGCCCGACAATGAGCACGTGCAGCACCTACGGCAGTTTTTGGATCAGTCTTACCAGCAATCGGGGCGGCGAGGGCCGATGGCGGGGCGATCGCTCAAAAAATCTGACACAAATGGAGACTAG
- a CDS encoding UDP-3-O-acyl-N-acetylglucosamine deacetylase gives MKPNDEAIASQQHTLANPVVQTGVGLHLGLETQVRILPAAANSGRVFVRSDLPNQPSIPAVVTSVKQTQLSTELAAGEATVRTVEHLMAALVAMGIDNARIEVSGPELPLLDGSAQPWVTALQAAGKTLQSAPGSTICVEAPLWIRDGDAFVVAMPAAEPRLTYGIDFDLPAIGNQWHSWSPSQTSFEADIAPARTFGLAHQIDYLRSQGLIKGGSLENALVCDRDGWVNPPLRFENEPARHKLLDLVGDLSLLGNLPIAHVVAYKASHTLHVKLAKALSQLSASG, from the coding sequence ATGAAACCTAATGACGAGGCAATAGCCTCACAGCAGCACACCCTCGCAAATCCGGTTGTGCAAACCGGGGTCGGCTTACATCTAGGCCTCGAAACTCAGGTGCGCATTTTGCCCGCCGCTGCCAACTCGGGTCGGGTATTCGTCAGGAGCGATTTACCCAATCAACCCAGTATCCCAGCTGTCGTAACGTCTGTGAAACAAACTCAGCTCTCTACCGAACTGGCGGCGGGTGAAGCAACGGTGCGCACGGTTGAACATCTCATGGCCGCGCTGGTGGCTATGGGTATCGACAATGCTCGCATTGAGGTCAGTGGCCCGGAATTACCATTGTTGGATGGGTCAGCTCAACCGTGGGTAACCGCGCTGCAGGCTGCGGGTAAAACACTTCAATCAGCCCCCGGTTCCACAATTTGTGTGGAAGCACCGCTTTGGATTCGAGATGGGGATGCCTTTGTCGTAGCCATGCCCGCCGCAGAGCCTCGTTTAACCTACGGCATTGATTTTGACCTGCCTGCCATCGGCAACCAGTGGCATAGCTGGTCGCCTTCCCAAACTTCTTTTGAGGCCGATATTGCCCCTGCCCGCACCTTTGGGCTAGCCCACCAAATTGATTACCTGCGCAGTCAAGGGTTGATTAAAGGCGGCAGCTTAGAGAATGCTTTGGTGTGCGATCGCGACGGCTGGGTCAACCCACCCCTCCGCTTTGAGAATGAGCCCGCTCGCCATAAACTCTTAGATCTTGTCGGCGATTTGAGCCTATTGGGCAACTTACCCATTGCTCACGTTGTTGCCTATAAAGCCAGTCATACGCTACATGTGAAGCTGGCTAAAGCCTTATCTCAATTATCCGCGTCTGGCTAG
- a CDS encoding GAF domain-containing protein: MAPSNSSMLATFSQVNQQGSLTHRVKDLPAPQFINLLDQITREFEHFLRAIDMINNEALETMLEQILEAFTLKIGQILHADRTTIFMVDRDKQELWSKIAQGEGEERLEIRVPIGKGIAGYVADTGECLNIPDAYSSEVFNRKTDEETGYRTHSILCMPVFNKTQESVVAVVQLLNKLGDNKQSIPFDSQDERSFREFASSIGIILESCNSFYIAARNQKGVSSLLKAISSLEQSLDLEKTLQSVMEEARDLMNADRSTLWLIDEDSNELWSKVKTGDGQSLIELRIPADRGIVGYVASTKETLNIPDAYHDPRFDPDSDKRTGYKTRTILCMPVFDSASRLIAVTQLINKKQGIFNSSDEEFMRAFNIQAGIALENAKLFENVLVEKQYQKDILQSLSDAVISTDMEGRIVTINDAALELLGCPVAEEGDRALQRTWEQQLIHRYVWDVIPIEKLRFRLEDSLEIGAKHYVPEQTLKVAIPYVSHGVASVTTEGAAPILLLPDPQSGQFWPWARKEETTSLSREQVQVLERSINLTVNPLTNPEGGVRGGLLVLEDISQEKRMKTTLYRYMTPGVAERVMALGDDVLMRGERKEVTVLFSDIRGYTTLTENLEAGKVVEMLNAYFETMVEAVFNHEGTLDKFIGDAIMAVYGAPLPLQNHAWAAVQSALDMRQRLVKFNSDRITQNQPKIRIGIGISSGEVVSGNIGSQRKMEYTVIGDGVNLSSRLEGVTKQYGCDIVLSEHTYELCRDKIWVRELDKTRVKGKTQPVSIYELIDFKSSPLDSATETFLELYDSGRDAYTSMRFKEAIRIFEKAAKLRPSDRAVDIHINRANAYLVNPPPDDWDGVHTMTTK, encoded by the coding sequence ATGGCACCGTCTAACTCCAGTATGTTGGCGACCTTCTCCCAGGTAAATCAGCAAGGGAGTCTGACCCATCGGGTTAAGGATCTGCCGGCCCCCCAATTCATCAATTTACTTGATCAAATCACGCGAGAGTTTGAGCATTTCCTCCGGGCGATCGACATGATCAACAATGAAGCCCTGGAGACGATGCTAGAGCAGATTTTGGAGGCGTTTACCCTCAAGATCGGGCAGATTCTCCATGCTGATCGCACCACAATTTTTATGGTGGATCGGGACAAGCAGGAGTTATGGTCCAAGATTGCTCAAGGCGAGGGGGAAGAACGCCTCGAGATTCGAGTCCCGATCGGGAAAGGCATCGCAGGCTATGTGGCCGACACGGGTGAATGTTTGAACATTCCCGATGCTTACTCCAGTGAGGTATTTAACCGCAAAACGGATGAAGAAACCGGCTATCGCACCCACAGCATCTTGTGTATGCCGGTTTTTAACAAGACTCAAGAGTCAGTCGTTGCCGTTGTACAACTGCTCAATAAACTGGGCGATAACAAGCAGTCTATCCCCTTTGATAGCCAAGATGAGCGGAGCTTTCGGGAATTTGCGTCCTCCATCGGCATCATTCTAGAAAGCTGCAATTCTTTTTACATTGCAGCACGCAATCAGAAAGGCGTGTCTTCCCTGCTGAAAGCCATCTCTTCCCTTGAGCAAAGCTTGGATCTGGAGAAAACCCTGCAGTCTGTCATGGAAGAAGCGCGGGATTTGATGAATGCCGATCGCAGCACCCTCTGGTTGATTGACGAGGACAGTAATGAACTGTGGTCGAAAGTTAAAACTGGGGATGGGCAATCCTTGATTGAACTGAGGATTCCAGCGGATCGGGGTATTGTTGGCTATGTCGCCTCGACGAAAGAAACCCTCAACATTCCTGATGCTTATCACGACCCTCGTTTTGACCCTGATTCAGATAAGCGGACAGGATATAAGACTCGCACGATTCTTTGCATGCCCGTTTTTGACTCAGCTAGCAGGCTGATTGCGGTTACCCAGCTCATTAACAAAAAGCAGGGGATCTTTAATAGCTCGGACGAAGAGTTTATGCGGGCCTTCAACATTCAGGCCGGGATTGCCCTAGAGAATGCCAAGCTGTTTGAAAACGTCCTGGTTGAAAAGCAATATCAAAAAGATATTCTGCAAAGCCTCTCGGATGCGGTCATTTCCACCGATATGGAAGGGCGCATCGTCACAATCAACGACGCCGCGTTGGAACTGCTGGGTTGTCCTGTCGCTGAAGAGGGAGATCGCGCACTGCAAAGAACTTGGGAGCAACAGCTGATTCATCGCTACGTCTGGGACGTGATTCCCATCGAGAAACTGCGGTTTCGGTTGGAAGACAGCCTCGAAATAGGAGCCAAGCATTATGTACCGGAACAAACGCTTAAGGTTGCCATTCCCTACGTTAGCCATGGGGTCGCCTCGGTAACGACTGAGGGGGCCGCCCCGATTTTGTTGTTGCCTGATCCACAGTCTGGGCAGTTTTGGCCCTGGGCGCGCAAGGAGGAAACAACATCCCTGTCTCGGGAGCAGGTGCAGGTGCTAGAGCGGAGCATCAATCTGACGGTCAACCCCCTGACCAATCCTGAAGGGGGGGTGCGGGGTGGCTTGCTCGTGCTCGAAGACATCAGTCAAGAAAAGCGCATGAAGACAACGCTGTATCGTTACATGACCCCTGGCGTAGCCGAAAGAGTGATGGCCTTAGGAGACGATGTCTTAATGCGCGGGGAACGGAAGGAAGTCACTGTCCTGTTCTCCGATATTCGAGGCTACACGACCCTGACCGAAAATCTAGAAGCGGGCAAAGTAGTCGAAATGCTTAACGCCTACTTTGAAACCATGGTCGAGGCCGTCTTTAACCATGAAGGCACCCTCGACAAGTTTATTGGAGACGCCATCATGGCGGTTTACGGGGCTCCTTTACCCCTGCAAAACCATGCGTGGGCAGCGGTACAGTCAGCCTTAGATATGCGTCAGCGCCTAGTGAAGTTCAACTCAGACCGCATTACTCAAAATCAGCCCAAAATTCGCATTGGCATTGGCATTAGTTCTGGCGAAGTGGTATCGGGCAATATTGGTTCCCAGCGCAAAATGGAATACACCGTGATTGGGGATGGGGTAAACCTGAGTTCTCGACTAGAAGGGGTAACCAAGCAGTACGGGTGTGACATCGTGCTCAGCGAGCACACCTACGAGCTTTGCCGAGACAAAATTTGGGTTCGCGAACTGGATAAAACCCGAGTTAAGGGTAAAACGCAGCCCGTCAGCATTTATGAGCTGATTGACTTTAAGAGCAGCCCCTTAGACAGCGCCACAGAAACTTTTTTGGAGCTGTATGACAGCGGTCGAGACGCCTATACCAGCATGCGATTTAAAGAGGCCATTCGCATTTTTGAGAAAGCGGCTAAGTTGCGCCCCAGCGATCGCGCCGTCGATATCCACATTAATCGGGCTAATGCGTACCTGGTCAACCCTCCCCCAGACGACTGGGATGGGGTGCATACGATGACGACGAAGTAG
- the fabZ gene encoding 3-hydroxyacyl-ACP dehydratase FabZ translates to MTTVVSTHSAQGTIPVVSKTEETTSSPAKTTFTLEEIQALLPHRYPFALVDRIIEYVPGERAIGLKNITFNEPQFQGHFPGRPIMPGVLIVEAMAQVGGVVLTQIPGVSGLCMFAGIDKVRFRRPVVPGDQLIMTVTLLAIKRQRFGKMHARAEVDGQLVCEGELMFSVVD, encoded by the coding sequence ATGACTACAGTGGTAAGTACACATTCGGCTCAAGGCACCATCCCCGTTGTCTCCAAAACCGAGGAAACGACATCTTCTCCCGCCAAGACAACCTTTACCCTTGAAGAAATTCAGGCATTGTTGCCGCACCGATACCCCTTTGCGCTAGTAGATCGCATTATTGAATATGTTCCTGGCGAGCGGGCAATTGGGCTCAAGAACATCACATTCAATGAACCTCAGTTTCAAGGGCATTTTCCAGGTCGTCCCATTATGCCTGGCGTTTTGATTGTAGAGGCCATGGCCCAAGTCGGAGGGGTTGTGCTTACCCAAATACCGGGTGTGAGTGGGTTATGCATGTTTGCCGGTATTGACAAAGTCAGATTTCGCCGCCCGGTTGTGCCTGGCGATCAGCTCATTATGACGGTCACATTATTGGCAATTAAGCGTCAGCGGTTTGGCAAAATGCACGCACGGGCTGAGGTGGATGGTCAGCTGGTATGTGAAGGAGAACTGATGTTTTCCGTCGTAGATTAA
- a CDS encoding BamA/TamA family outer membrane protein: protein MRQSPSLLALLTVSATLGFASQARGDSLLVPAQETGSQTVSVAELVDATEETPDSFATPTESDRLAFESFESPLPEEAPDASSQPAQAADLQVSPATAAMGAFVSVHQLSQQPDASEAEEEVPEEEAPEDSPAPDEEAPADPDAPDAPDAMEEDATPPETEEPETEAEPSDEEDAEQEAPEPEAGEAQAQVLVAEVAVADSEGTPLTPELENRVYDAIGTRPGQTTTRDQLQQDINSIFATGFFANVRALPTDTPLGVRVTFVVDPNPVLSRVEVEGGEVLPDTVIEEIFAPQYGDIINLLDFQDGILALNNWYQENGYVLAQVVAAPQIGEDGVVTLQVAEGVIEDIEVRFMTEEGLVEDEEGNPIRGKTREFIITREFSTQPGDVFQQRQIQSDLQRVFGLGIFDDVNLSLNPGRQDPRKVTVVVNVVERNTGSVAAGVGFNFTGDLFGTLSYRQDNFGGNNQKFSAETQLSTRDLLFDISFTDPWIGGDPNKTSYTVNAFARRSISLVFEGGPDEIDLENGDRVRVNRYGGGVTFRRPLNDIWEASVGTRYQRVRTTDEDGDVFSEDAAGNPLTASGDGTDDLWTVQFGIVQDLRNDAFTPTSGSVLRVGTEQSIPLGSGNIFMNRLRGSYSYYLPVSFLNFSEGPQALAFNIQGGTIVGDLPPYEAFSLGGTNSVRGYEEGEVGAGRSYLQASIEYRFPLFSFLGGALFLDAATDLGSGDAVPGSPGPDRGKPGSGFGYGAGVRIQTPLGPIRVDYGINDEGDGRLHFGIGERF, encoded by the coding sequence ATGCGTCAGTCTCCCAGTCTCCTAGCACTTCTTACGGTTTCAGCAACGTTGGGATTTGCATCTCAAGCCCGCGGTGACTCCTTGTTGGTGCCTGCCCAGGAGACCGGCTCTCAAACCGTAAGCGTTGCCGAGCTGGTAGATGCAACCGAGGAGACACCTGACTCGTTCGCAACCCCGACTGAGAGCGATCGCCTTGCCTTCGAATCGTTTGAATCCCCCCTTCCCGAAGAAGCGCCTGATGCATCGTCTCAGCCAGCTCAAGCGGCTGATCTGCAGGTCTCTCCTGCAACCGCTGCAATGGGGGCATTTGTGTCTGTGCATCAGCTAAGCCAACAGCCGGATGCCTCAGAAGCAGAGGAAGAAGTGCCTGAGGAAGAGGCTCCAGAGGATTCGCCAGCTCCGGATGAAGAGGCCCCTGCCGACCCTGATGCGCCTGATGCGCCTGATGCGATGGAGGAAGACGCCACACCTCCGGAAACAGAAGAACCAGAGACCGAAGCAGAACCCAGCGACGAGGAAGACGCGGAACAAGAGGCTCCAGAACCCGAAGCCGGTGAGGCACAAGCCCAAGTTCTGGTGGCCGAAGTGGCGGTGGCCGATAGTGAAGGAACCCCCCTGACGCCTGAGTTGGAAAATCGGGTGTATGACGCGATTGGGACGAGACCCGGCCAAACCACCACTCGAGACCAGCTACAGCAAGATATCAACAGCATCTTTGCCACCGGTTTTTTTGCGAATGTGCGGGCGCTCCCAACCGATACCCCACTGGGGGTCAGAGTCACGTTCGTGGTAGATCCTAACCCTGTCTTGAGCCGAGTTGAGGTCGAAGGCGGTGAGGTATTACCTGATACCGTCATTGAAGAAATCTTTGCCCCCCAATACGGCGACATCATTAACCTCCTGGATTTTCAGGATGGCATTTTGGCCTTGAATAATTGGTATCAAGAAAATGGGTATGTTCTAGCGCAGGTGGTGGCAGCCCCTCAGATTGGTGAAGATGGTGTCGTGACCTTACAGGTAGCAGAAGGGGTCATTGAAGACATTGAAGTTCGCTTTATGACCGAGGAAGGGTTGGTTGAAGATGAAGAGGGCAACCCAATCCGAGGTAAAACCCGAGAGTTTATTATTACTCGCGAGTTCTCAACCCAGCCGGGCGATGTATTCCAGCAGCGCCAGATTCAGTCAGACCTGCAGCGAGTATTTGGCCTCGGGATTTTTGACGACGTCAACCTCTCCCTAAATCCAGGTAGACAAGACCCTCGTAAGGTTACAGTCGTTGTCAACGTGGTTGAGCGCAACACCGGTTCGGTTGCGGCGGGTGTCGGCTTTAACTTCACGGGCGATCTGTTTGGCACCCTCAGCTATCGTCAAGACAACTTTGGGGGCAACAACCAGAAATTTTCAGCAGAGACCCAGCTCAGTACGCGGGATCTTTTGTTCGACATTAGCTTTACTGATCCTTGGATTGGTGGAGACCCCAATAAGACTTCGTATACCGTCAATGCATTTGCTCGAAGATCTATCTCTCTGGTTTTTGAGGGCGGCCCCGACGAAATTGATCTGGAAAATGGCGATCGCGTCCGCGTCAATCGATATGGCGGTGGGGTTACCTTCCGTCGGCCGCTAAACGATATCTGGGAAGCCTCAGTCGGCACCCGCTATCAACGGGTACGCACCACCGATGAAGATGGTGACGTCTTTTCTGAAGACGCCGCCGGTAACCCCCTCACCGCCAGTGGCGATGGCACCGATGACCTCTGGACAGTTCAGTTTGGTATTGTGCAAGACCTGCGCAATGATGCCTTTACCCCTACGAGCGGTTCAGTCCTGCGTGTGGGCACAGAGCAGTCGATTCCGCTCGGGTCTGGCAACATCTTTATGAATCGACTACGAGGCAGCTATAGCTATTACCTGCCCGTGTCCTTTTTGAACTTTAGTGAAGGGCCTCAGGCTCTAGCCTTCAATATTCAAGGCGGCACGATTGTGGGTGACCTGCCACCCTACGAAGCCTTTTCCCTCGGCGGCACCAACTCGGTTCGCGGCTACGAAGAAGGGGAAGTGGGTGCTGGCCGCAGCTATTTACAGGCATCTATTGAATACCGTTTCCCGCTATTTTCCTTCTTAGGCGGCGCCTTGTTCTTGGATGCGGCGACCGACCTAGGCAGCGGTGATGCAGTTCCTGGCTCTCCGGGGCCCGATCGGGGCAAACCCGGCAGTGGCTTTGGCTACGGTGCCGGGGTACGAATTCAAACCCCCTTGGGGCCCATTCGGGTTGACTACGGGATTAACGATGAAGGGGACGGGCGGCTACACTTTGGTATTGGTGAGCGATTCTAA
- a CDS encoding phosphoribosylaminoimidazolesuccinocarboxamide synthase: protein MIGRQKLYEGKAKILYATDDPDILISYFKDDATAFNAQKRGQIQDKGRLNCTIATHLFQLLESQGISTHWVETPTDQEMYVRPVKIIPLEVVVRNIAAGSLCRQTGVPLGTPIEPPLVEFYYKNDDLGDPLLTRDRIRMMALADAAQMAEITRLANAVNATLSGFFQQCQITLVDFKLEFGLDSQGTIVLADEISPDTCRLWDQSETDQTARVLDKDRFRQDLGQVAEAYQKVLQRILEQFNQK from the coding sequence ATGATTGGGCGTCAAAAGCTCTATGAAGGAAAGGCCAAAATCCTATATGCAACCGATGATCCAGACATTTTAATCAGCTATTTCAAAGACGATGCGACCGCTTTCAATGCTCAAAAACGCGGTCAAATTCAGGACAAGGGTCGTCTTAACTGCACCATCGCCACTCACCTATTTCAACTGCTGGAATCCCAGGGAATTTCTACCCACTGGGTTGAGACTCCCACTGATCAAGAAATGTATGTCCGTCCGGTCAAAATTATCCCCCTTGAGGTTGTTGTTAGAAACATTGCCGCCGGAAGTCTCTGCCGACAAACTGGCGTTCCTTTGGGTACCCCAATTGAGCCGCCTCTGGTGGAGTTTTACTACAAGAATGACGATCTGGGAGACCCTCTCTTAACCCGCGATCGCATCCGCATGATGGCCCTAGCCGATGCGGCACAAATGGCGGAGATTACTCGTCTAGCCAATGCAGTCAATGCCACTCTGAGCGGGTTTTTCCAGCAGTGCCAGATCACCCTGGTGGACTTCAAGTTAGAATTTGGGCTCGATAGCCAAGGAACCATCGTTCTAGCGGATGAAATTAGTCCAGATACTTGCCGCCTTTGGGATCAATCTGAAACGGATCAAACTGCTCGTGTTTTAGACAAAGACCGTTTTCGGCAAGATTTAGGTCAGGTTGCAGAAGCCTATCAAAAAGTTCTCCAGAGAATTCTGGAACAATTCAACCAAAAGTAG
- the lysS gene encoding lysine--tRNA ligase codes for MAKNESQQPAQTASTLEEIRATRLHKVEQLTQSGLNPFAYRWPITHRAADLQVKYQDLAAGEEADDDVAIAGRILARRVFGKLAFFNLQDESGTIQLYLDKKEIRDGMSDNAEAFSQLKQLTDVGDFIGVQGTIKRTEKGELSVKVREYALLTKALLPLPDKWHGLTDIAKRYRQRYVDLIVNPEVRETFRKRALITSAIRRFFEDRGFLEIETPVLQGEAGGAEARPFITYHNTLDMQLYLRIATELHLKRLIVGGFEKVFEIGRIFRNEGISTRHNPEFTTIEFYQAYADYHDFMTLTEELISSIALSVLGTTQITYQGQAIDLTPPWRRVSMHDLVKEHTGLDFHQFKTLEAAKAAVMALGITPPDSCNSVGRLLNEVFEQKVEATLIQPTFLIEHPVDISPLSKPHRSKPDVVERFELFITGRETANGFSELTDPIDQRRRFEAQAARKAAGDLEATGVDEDFLTALEYGMPPTCGEGIGIDRLVMLLTDSASIRDVIAFPLLKPERSEMTPLSE; via the coding sequence ATGGCCAAAAACGAGTCTCAGCAACCCGCTCAAACCGCCTCTACGCTGGAAGAAATTCGGGCTACTCGCTTGCATAAAGTAGAGCAGCTGACCCAATCAGGTCTGAATCCTTTTGCCTACCGATGGCCGATCACCCATCGAGCGGCGGATTTACAAGTAAAGTATCAGGATTTAGCCGCCGGGGAAGAGGCGGATGATGATGTCGCGATCGCCGGACGGATTCTGGCTCGGCGGGTTTTTGGCAAACTCGCTTTCTTTAATTTGCAAGACGAGAGTGGCACCATCCAGCTTTATCTCGACAAAAAAGAGATTCGAGATGGTATGTCAGATAATGCTGAAGCGTTCAGCCAACTGAAGCAGCTGACGGACGTCGGCGATTTCATCGGCGTACAGGGCACGATTAAGCGTACGGAAAAAGGTGAACTTTCCGTCAAAGTGCGGGAATATGCCCTCTTGACCAAGGCGCTACTGCCCTTGCCTGATAAGTGGCACGGCTTAACTGATATTGCCAAGCGCTACCGTCAACGCTACGTTGACCTGATCGTGAATCCTGAAGTGCGGGAGACCTTCCGCAAGCGGGCGCTGATCACCTCAGCCATTCGTCGCTTTTTCGAAGATCGCGGCTTTCTGGAAATTGAAACCCCCGTCTTGCAGGGGGAAGCAGGCGGCGCCGAAGCTCGTCCTTTTATCACTTATCACAACACCTTAGACATGCAGCTTTATCTGCGCATTGCTACAGAGCTGCACCTTAAGCGCCTGATTGTAGGCGGGTTCGAGAAGGTGTTTGAAATTGGGCGCATTTTTCGCAACGAAGGCATTTCGACCCGTCACAATCCAGAATTCACGACTATTGAGTTTTACCAGGCCTATGCTGACTACCACGACTTTATGACCCTGACGGAGGAACTGATTTCCTCTATTGCGCTATCGGTATTGGGAACCACCCAAATCACCTATCAGGGACAAGCGATCGACCTGACGCCGCCCTGGCGCCGAGTGTCGATGCACGACCTGGTCAAAGAACACACAGGGCTAGATTTTCATCAATTCAAAACCCTAGAAGCGGCGAAGGCAGCGGTGATGGCCCTGGGCATTACCCCCCCGGATAGCTGCAATTCCGTGGGGCGGCTTTTGAATGAGGTCTTTGAGCAAAAAGTTGAAGCAACCCTGATTCAGCCCACGTTTTTGATAGAGCATCCGGTCGACATTTCACCGCTTTCAAAACCTCACCGCAGCAAGCCTGATGTCGTGGAACGCTTTGAGCTATTTATTACAGGACGCGAAACCGCTAACGGCTTTTCTGAGTTAACGGATCCCATCGATCAGCGGCGTCGCTTTGAAGCGCAGGCCGCTCGTAAAGCCGCCGGGGATCTAGAAGCCACTGGGGTGGATGAAGACTTTCTCACGGCGCTGGAATACGGCATGCCGCCAACCTGTGGTGAAGGCATTGGGATCGATCGCCTCGTTATGCTCCTGACCGATAGTGCCAGCATCCGCGATGTCATCGCGTTTCCCCTGCTGAAGCCTGAGCGATCGGAGATGACGCCCCTCTCGGAATAG